One window of Quercus robur chromosome 5, dhQueRobu3.1, whole genome shotgun sequence genomic DNA carries:
- the LOC126728618 gene encoding uncharacterized protein LOC126728618 codes for MARNLLQDFLVAQQIEPVIPSPPTLQHWTKLDLQYHKVNFDAAMFREAHLASISVVVQDWRGEFVGALSSSMLLTHSVVEMEALACRKAIEFAAEIGLQRVIFEGDSAMANKLEQEQRSQIPLPPPPPGRGIPISPFRRQEGSDSSHSTNPVDAKRRKVTMNTTLEKAFQNNARHDLDSRIARMFYTGGLPFNFARNPHYRSSYAFAATHSIPGYLPPGYNALRTTLLQKERAHVERLLKPIKDSWLENGVSIVSNGWSDPQRRPLINIMAVSDGGPVFIKAIDGLGEFKDKHYIAGVLKDAIKEIGHEKVVQVVTDNANVMKAAGALIEGEYPKIFWTPCVVHTLNLALKNICAAKNTEKNKVTYEECSWITRVADDASFICVFIMNHSMRLAMFNEFCPLKLLQVADTRFASVVVTLKRLRLIKRCLQAMAISDQWASYREDDVGKAQKVKDMILSDLWWDNIDYILEFTAPIYDMLRITDTDKPCLHLVDEMWDSMIEKVKAVIYRHEGLEDDQYSSFWDVVYDILIDRWTKNSTPLHCLAHSLNPKYYSIEWISENPKRIPPHRDHEISMERSKCLERYFKDENDLTVVKYEFAKFSGGRFPSPSALTDRWTLLHLVWWQYHGSTFPTLQTLALKLLGQPCSSSCAERNWSTYKFIHSLKRNKMAPARAEDLVYVHSNLRLLSRRNEEYIHTATKMWDIAGDSWNESDMHGGAGILENAALTLDEPELEAIVIGNVNTSATTSESEVRSEAIDLEDDDICV; via the exons ATGGCAAGAAACTTGCTGCAAGATTTTCTAGTAGCCCAGCAGATTGAACCGGTCATCCCATCCCCACCTACATTGCAACATTGGACCAAACTTGACTTACAATATCATAAAGTCAACTTCGATGCTGCAATGTTCAGGGAGGCGCATTTGGCTAGTATCAGTGTCGTTGTTCAGGATTGGAGAGGCGAGTTTGTTGGTGCATTATCTTCCTCAATGTTGCTGACTCATTCAGTTGTTGAAATGGAAGCTTTAGCGTGTCGAAAAGCTATCGAATTTGCTGCAGAAATTGGATTACAGAGAGTGATTTTTGAAGGGGACTCAGCTATG GCTAATAAGTTAGAGCAAGAACAGAGAAGTCAAATTCCCTTACCCCCACCTCCCCCAGGCCGTGGGATACCTATTTCCCCATTTCGGAGACAAGAAGGGAGTGATAGTAGTCATAGTACAAATCCGGTTGATGCTAAAAGGAGGAAGGTGACTATGAATACTACTTTGGAGAAAGCATTTCAGAATAATGCTAGACATGATTTAGATAGTAGAATTGCTAGGATGTTTTACACCGGTGGGCTTCCATTTAACTTTGCAAGGAACCCACATTATCGTAGTTCCTATGCATTTGCTGCTACTCATAGCATTCCAGGTTATCTTCCTCCTGGATACAATGCTTTGAGAACAACACTTTTGCAAAAGGAAAGAGCTCATGTTGAAAGACTCTTGAAACCAATTAAGGACTCTTGGCTTGAAAATGGTGTAAGTATAGTTTCTAATGGATGGTCAGATCCACAAAGGAGGCCTCTTATTAACATTATGGCTGTATCAGATGGGGGTCCAGTGTTTATAAAGGCAATTGATGGGTTAGGTGAGTTCAAAGATAAGCATTACATTGCTGGGGTGTTGAAGGATGCTATAAAAGAGATTGGACATGAAAAAGTTGTCCAAGTCGTCACTGataatgcaaatgtgatgaAGGCTGCTGGAGCTCTTATTGAGGGTGAgtatcctaaaatattttggacaccTTGTGTTGTCCACACTCTCAATCTAgctttgaagaatatttgtgCAGCAAAAAACACTGAAAAGAATAAAGTTACATATGAGGAATGTAGTTGGATTACACGTGTTGCTGATGATGCATCCTTCATATGTGTTTTTATCATGAACCATTCTATGAGGTTGGcaatgtttaatgaattttgtcCATTAAAATTGCTCCAAGTTGCTGATACTAGATTTGCTTCGGTGGTTGTAACGTTGAAAAGGTTGaggttgataaaaagatgccttcAAGCCATGGCTATTAGTGACCAATGGGCTTCTTATAGGGAGGATGACGTTGGAAAAGCTCAAAAGGTGAAAGATATGATTCTAAGTGATCTTTGGTGGGATAATATTGATTATATCCTTGAATTCACGGCACCCATTTATGATATGCTACGAATAACCGACACAGATAAGCCTTGTCTTCATCTTGTGGATgagatgtgggattccatgatAGAGAAGGTGAAAGCAGTGATATATCGGCATGAAGGCTTGGAAGATGATCAATATAGCTCATTTTGGGATGTGGTGTATGATATACTCATTGATCGGTGGACTAAAAATTCTACACCACTACATTGCTTGGCTCATTCCTTAAATCCTAA GTATTACTCCATTGAATGGATTTCGGAGAATCCAAAACGCATCCCTCCACATCGGGATCATGAAATTTCTATGGAAAGAAGCAAGTGTTTGGAGCGATACTTTAAAGATGAGAATGACTTAACGGTGGTGAAGTATGAGTTTGCTAAATTTTCAGGAGGGAGGTTTCCTTCACCAAGTGCCTTGACGGATAGGTGGACCTTACTACATTTGGTTTGGTGGCAATACCATGGCTCCACATTTCCAACTCTTCAAACCCTTGCCCTTAAACTTCTTGGACAACCTTGCTCATCCTCATGTGCTGAGAGAAATTGGAGCACttacaaattcattcattccttaaaaagaaacaaaatggctcCTGCACGCGCTGAGGATTTGGTATATGTGCATTCTAATCTTCGACTCTTGTCAAGGCGCAATGAAGAGTACATACATACCGCAACAAAGATGTGGGATATTGCAGGAGACTCTTGGAATGAGAGCGACATGCATGGAGGAGCTGGAATTCTTGAGAATGCAGCTCTTACACTTGATGAGCCAGAGTTGGAGGCTATAGTTATTGGGAATGTTAACACTAGTGCTACTACTAGTGAAAGTGAAGTTCGAAGTGAAGCTATTGATCTTGAGGATGAtgatatttgtgtttga